The following nucleotide sequence is from Peribacillus sp. ACCC06369.
GCAAACTCGCTTTTCTTCGAGTTTGCCTGCAGTCTGAAAGGAGAACAATCATTATCTCCGTTTAGCAATATAGCTTTTTGATTTCACTCACAAACTTGGAAACACTGGCTAATTGTAAAGATGATTGCCGGTATAGCATCCATGTTCTTCTTTTTAGTTCTTCACCATTTTTTAAAATCAAATCATGGGAAAACAAGTCATCATTTTCTTGCAAAAAAACACGAGGAATAATGGCATACCCAAGCCCTCTTTTTACCATTTCTCTGCATGTCTCATAGCTATCCACTTGCATCATCATCAAAGGAGGTGATGTAAACCTTTCATTCCACCAATGATCGATACTCATTTCAGAAGGAATTTGCGATATATTTCTATATTTCAGCAAAACATTCGGTTCTTTACGATTAATCATCGGCAATCCCGGAAGGCTATCAACAGGTATCTCATCTTTTGAAATGATGCATATATTTTCTTCCGCAAGAAGATGCTTTTCATCGAACCATTCATAATCGCCTTTTACAATCGCAACATCTATCTCCCCTTGCATGAGCAATTCCATCATTTCCGTACTGAAGCCCGTATCAACATTTAAATGGACCATAGGACAATTGACCATGTAATCTTGTAAAATGGAAGGCAGGTTATAAAGACCGAAATGGCTGCTTATCCCTAACTTTAAACTACCCTTTGTTTCACTTCCCATATTCAATAAATACTCTTTGGTTTGACGTAAATCTATGAGCATTTTTTTTGCAT
It contains:
- a CDS encoding LysR family transcriptional regulator, giving the protein MDEKDCLILQYLYQDQNLTKAAERLYMTQPALTYRVRQIEKEFQTEILSKNGKNIKMTPAGEYLVSYAKKMLIDLRQTKEYLLNMGSETKGSLKLGISSHFGLYNLPSILQDYMVNCPMVHLNVDTGFSTEMMELLMQGEIDVAIVKGDYEWFDEKHLLAEENICIISKDEIPVDSLPGLPMINRKEPNVLLKYRNISQIPSEMSIDHWWNERFTSPPLMMMQVDSYETCREMVKRGLGYAIIPRVFLQENDDLFSHDLILKNGEELKRRTWMLYRQSSLQLASVSKFVSEIKKLYC